The Thermosynechococcus sp. HN-54 DNA segment GCCCTTCGGCTTTGTCCTCACACACACGGGTCCATTGACAAGGGTTTGGCAAGCCAAGCGATAATTCTCTGGCTTACGGCGGAGCCTGCGTTCTTCCACTGGTGTGCGGGGTGAGAGATTTTCCATGCCCTCGACGATCTCAACAATACAGGTGCCACACTGGCCATAGCCCCCA contains these protein-coding regions:
- a CDS encoding 2Fe-2S iron-sulfur cluster-binding protein, giving the protein MASKAEFVATNIKFVNENKEIIAANGANLRLKAMEAGVDLYTLKGKLLNCGGYGQCGTCIVEIVEGMENLSPRTPVEERRLRRKPENYRLACQTLVNGPVCVRTKPKG